One Defluviitoga tunisiensis genomic window carries:
- a CDS encoding iron-containing alcohol dehydrogenase produces the protein MNHFIYHNPVKVYFGKDQLCHLGEELSKYGKRVLLTYGGGSIKKIGLYDKVVNEIKKSGLELYELSGIQPNPRIDSVRKGAQICKDMKIDVLLAVGGGSVLDATKYMAAGACVDFDPWDFFSKCAPIEKALPVITIPTLAATGSEMNDGGVISNPETKEKIGRSSPRLFPKVSFLDPTNTFTVNSYHTACGSVDIMSHIIEVYFTPEPDLYMLDTVMEGLMRTVIKYAPIALKEPDNYEARANLMWTSSWAINGFIDGGKQHEWSCHSMEHELSAIYDITHGLGLAILTPRWLEYCLDENTVGKYYQFGTNVFGIDPKIEPMTVARKSIDMLSEFFFDTLGLESTFSKIGIQEEDFSFMAKRACGGKIIKGFKPLGQKDIEEIFKMCL, from the coding sequence ATGAACCATTTTATTTATCACAATCCAGTTAAAGTATATTTTGGAAAAGATCAACTTTGTCATCTTGGTGAAGAATTAAGTAAATATGGAAAAAGAGTGCTTCTAACCTACGGAGGAGGATCAATAAAAAAGATAGGACTGTATGATAAAGTTGTTAATGAAATTAAAAAATCAGGATTAGAATTGTATGAACTTTCAGGAATCCAGCCAAATCCAAGAATCGATTCTGTAAGAAAAGGGGCACAAATATGTAAAGATATGAAAATAGACGTTCTTTTGGCTGTTGGGGGAGGCTCAGTATTAGATGCAACAAAGTACATGGCTGCAGGAGCTTGCGTAGACTTCGATCCCTGGGATTTCTTCAGTAAATGTGCTCCAATAGAAAAGGCGCTTCCTGTGATTACTATTCCAACACTTGCAGCTACCGGTTCAGAAATGAATGATGGAGGCGTGATAAGTAATCCTGAAACAAAGGAAAAAATAGGCCGTTCTTCACCTAGGTTGTTCCCAAAGGTTTCCTTTTTAGATCCTACTAATACTTTTACAGTAAATTCTTATCACACAGCCTGTGGTTCAGTAGATATAATGTCACATATAATAGAGGTTTATTTTACTCCAGAACCTGACTTATACATGCTAGACACTGTTATGGAGGGTCTTATGAGAACAGTTATTAAATATGCCCCTATTGCTTTAAAAGAACCAGATAATTATGAGGCTAGAGCAAATCTGATGTGGACCTCTTCGTGGGCTATCAATGGGTTTATAGATGGCGGAAAGCAACATGAATGGAGTTGTCATTCGATGGAACATGAATTGTCAGCAATTTATGATATCACTCATGGACTTGGTCTTGCTATTCTGACTCCTAGATGGTTAGAATACTGTTTAGATGAAAACACTGTAGGAAAATATTATCAATTTGGGACGAATGTTTTTGGTATTGATCCCAAAATCGAACCTATGACTGTTGCAAGAAAAAGTATTGATATGTTGTCTGAGTTCTTCTTTGATACATTGGGATTAGAAAGCACCTTTTCCAAAATAGGAATCCAAGAAGAAGATTTTTCT
- a CDS encoding (R)-mandelonitrile lyase — MKRCEEQDNFITIIRNGSQEPFKGPEKWFTRDVIVENLFPENNLFPYSGSLVKFQPGARTAWHTHPIGQRLIITKGVGWVQQWGEPIEEVREGDVVWFPAGVKHWHGATPTSSMSHIALSGVYESQAAVWMG; from the coding sequence ATGAAAAGATGCGAAGAACAAGATAATTTCATAACAATAATTCGAAATGGTTCACAAGAACCATTTAAGGGTCCTGAGAAATGGTTTACTAGAGATGTTATTGTTGAAAATCTTTTTCCAGAGAATAATCTATTCCCTTATAGTGGAAGTTTAGTCAAATTTCAGCCTGGAGCCAGAACGGCTTGGCATACCCATCCTATCGGGCAGAGATTGATTATAACTAAAGGAGTTGGGTGGGTACAACAATGGGGTGAGCCAATCGAAGAGGTTAGAGAAGGTGATGTTGTTTGGTTTCCTGCTGGTGTTAAACATTGGCATGGTGCAACACCTACAAGTTCAATGTCACATATAGCACTTTCAGGTGTTTATGAATCTCAAGCAGCAGTATGGATGGGGTAG
- the nusA gene encoding transcription termination factor NusA → MNLNLLEAIDSLEKEKGISRDYLIDIIAKSIKSAYKKNYGAKNVEIDIDKNLTRLNVYQVWNVVEVVENPKEEISLEEAKKIDPKVEVGGVIRKKVNLKKDFNRIAAQTAKQVILQNLKEVEKKKLFERYLPLKNKISTAEVVRVTDSYVDIRIGKLETKLPDKEMIPGETFNKGDLIKVYIKDIQSTSKGPRIMVSRTAPEFICELLTSIVPEIDEGIVKIVKISREPGIRTKVAVTSTVPNVDAVGACIGEKGFRINELLKEIKNEKVDIIEYSDDPKIFIKNALAPAEVKNITLNEEERTAYVYVPENQFSLAVGKGGQTARLAAKITGWKIDIHPLS, encoded by the coding sequence GTGAATTTAAATTTACTAGAGGCTATAGATTCTTTAGAGAAAGAAAAAGGGATTAGTCGCGATTATCTAATTGATATTATAGCTAAATCGATCAAAAGCGCATACAAAAAAAACTATGGAGCCAAAAATGTCGAAATAGATATAGATAAAAATCTTACAAGATTAAATGTTTACCAAGTATGGAATGTTGTTGAAGTTGTCGAGAATCCCAAAGAAGAAATTTCTTTAGAAGAAGCGAAAAAGATAGATCCGAAAGTTGAAGTTGGAGGGGTTATAAGAAAAAAGGTCAATCTGAAGAAAGATTTTAACAGGATAGCGGCTCAAACTGCCAAACAAGTTATTCTTCAAAATCTAAAAGAGGTCGAAAAGAAAAAATTGTTTGAAAGATATTTGCCTTTAAAAAATAAGATATCAACAGCTGAGGTAGTAAGAGTTACAGACAGCTATGTGGATATTAGAATCGGGAAACTTGAAACTAAACTTCCTGATAAAGAGATGATTCCTGGAGAAACATTTAATAAAGGAGATTTAATTAAAGTATATATAAAAGATATTCAAAGTACATCCAAAGGGCCAAGAATAATGGTTTCTCGAACCGCTCCAGAATTTATCTGTGAACTTTTAACAAGCATTGTTCCGGAAATTGATGAAGGAATTGTTAAGATCGTTAAGATAAGTAGAGAACCAGGGATAAGAACCAAAGTTGCTGTAACAAGCACTGTTCCAAACGTTGATGCAGTTGGTGCGTGTATAGGAGAAAAAGGATTTCGAATAAATGAATTATTAAAAGAAATTAAGAATGAAAAAGTTGATATAATTGAATATTCCGATGATCCAAAGATTTTTATCAAAAATGCATTAGCCCCTGCTGAAGTTAAAAATATCACATTAAATGAAGAAGAAAGAACCGCTTACGTATATGTTCCAGAGAATCAATTTTCTTTGGCAGTCGGAAAAGGTGGTCAAACAGCACGTCTCGCAGCAAAAATTACTGGATGGAAAATTGATATTCACCCCTTAAGTTAA
- a CDS encoding ribosome maturation factor RimP, which translates to MLSNEEIRQLIWEKSNEVAVKMGLEIFDISIRGTRKNKTVEIIIDNLSDYVSIGDCERFSRAIEPWLDELNVFDSSYDLVVSSPGLNRKLRDRDDYIRFKGKLAKFTLKGDEAKVITIVGYINDVNDETLKVIEKESQKIIEIPLNNVEKANLEIDF; encoded by the coding sequence ATGCTTTCCAACGAAGAGATAAGACAGTTAATTTGGGAAAAATCAAATGAAGTCGCTGTAAAAATGGGACTAGAGATCTTTGATATATCAATAAGAGGGACTCGAAAAAATAAGACTGTCGAAATAATTATTGATAATCTAAGTGATTATGTTTCAATAGGTGATTGTGAAAGATTTTCTAGGGCTATAGAACCGTGGTTAGACGAATTAAATGTTTTTGACAGCAGTTATGATTTAGTGGTTAGCTCTCCAGGACTTAATAGAAAATTAAGAGATAGAGACGATTATATTAGGTTTAAAGGAAAACTTGCAAAATTCACCCTAAAAGGGGATGAGGCTAAAGTAATAACGATAGTAGGATATATTAATGACGTTAATGATGAAACATTGAAAGTAATAGAAAAAGAATCGCAAAAAATAATTGAAATTCCTCTAAATAACGTTGAAAAAGCTAATTTAGAGATTGATTTTTGA
- a CDS encoding TIGR00266 family protein: MADIIDYKIYGDDMQLVEIELDPQEGVRAEVGALMYMDNDIVMQTKAEGGIFKGFKRAIVGESFFITNFVNSGSGKSRVAFSAPYPGKIIPVNLIDFNSKFICQKNSYLCSANGIEITIQFVKKFGAGLFGGEGFILQRLEGNGMAFIHAGGTIVEKFLEPGESLRVDTGCVVGFSTTVDYDIKFVGGFKNALFGGEGIFLVQLTGPGKVYLQSLPFSRLADRVLQAAHFTSKDESRNISRGFIGGLFNDDKRF, translated from the coding sequence ATGGCCGATATAATCGACTACAAAATTTATGGAGACGATATGCAATTAGTTGAAATTGAATTAGATCCTCAAGAAGGAGTTAGAGCAGAAGTTGGTGCTTTAATGTATATGGATAATGATATTGTAATGCAAACCAAAGCTGAAGGAGGAATATTCAAAGGTTTTAAAAGAGCAATTGTTGGTGAAAGCTTTTTCATAACTAATTTTGTTAACTCGGGTTCAGGAAAGAGTAGAGTAGCTTTTTCTGCTCCTTACCCTGGAAAAATAATTCCAGTCAATTTGATTGACTTTAATAGCAAATTTATCTGTCAAAAGAATAGTTATCTGTGTTCTGCAAATGGCATTGAAATCACAATCCAGTTTGTAAAGAAATTCGGAGCAGGCTTATTTGGTGGTGAAGGATTTATTCTCCAAAGATTAGAGGGCAATGGAATGGCTTTTATTCATGCTGGAGGAACTATTGTAGAAAAATTTTTGGAACCTGGTGAATCATTGAGAGTGGATACTGGCTGTGTAGTCGGATTTTCTACAACAGTTGATTATGATATTAAGTTTGTGGGTGGCTTTAAGAACGCACTTTTTGGTGGTGAAGGAATTTTCTTGGTTCAATTAACTGGTCCAGGAAAAGTCTATCTTCAAAGTTTGCCTTTTTCTAGACTCGCAGATAGAGTACTTCAAGCAGCTCATTTCACAAGTAAAGATGAATCTAGAAATATAAGTAGAGGATTCATAGGTGGCTTATTTAATGATGATAAAAGATTTTAA
- a CDS encoding class I SAM-dependent methyltransferase, with protein MENKNLINGAWDWNNINEDRWVTPAPVVYPLSTRWKKENKNKILDLGCGLGRNSLYFYEQGFNVTAVDGSLSAIEKFEAICKQKDYKIDVRLCDMHSLSFENSTFDAVFSFHVIYHTDSKGIKKVISEIERVLKPTGELFVTLNSKNNTSYLKNINYKIDENTIIKQDGIEKGIPHYFVNEEEAKMLLSNFEIQKLLYVEDIKNDGSRSCHYYILARK; from the coding sequence ATGGAAAATAAAAATCTCATTAATGGTGCATGGGATTGGAATAACATAAATGAGGATCGTTGGGTAACTCCTGCTCCTGTGGTATACCCCCTTTCCACCCGTTGGAAAAAGGAAAATAAAAACAAGATTTTAGATCTTGGCTGTGGCCTTGGAAGGAACTCATTATATTTCTATGAACAAGGGTTTAACGTTACTGCTGTAGATGGATCACTAAGCGCAATCGAGAAGTTTGAAGCGATTTGCAAACAAAAAGATTACAAAATTGACGTAAGATTATGTGATATGCACTCTTTGTCCTTTGAAAATTCTACTTTTGACGCAGTATTTTCATTCCATGTCATATATCACACAGATTCTAAGGGTATTAAGAAGGTTATCTCAGAAATTGAGCGCGTCCTTAAACCCACAGGAGAATTATTTGTGACTCTAAATTCTAAAAACAACACCTCTTACTTAAAAAATATAAATTACAAAATCGATGAAAATACGATCATTAAACAAGATGGAATAGAAAAAGGCATTCCTCATTATTTTGTAAACGAAGAAGAGGCAAAAATGCTTCTTTCTAATTTTGAGATTCAAAAGTTGCTTTATGTAGAAGATATAAAAAACGACGGATCAAGAAGTTGCCACTACTATATACTTGCTAGAAAATAA
- a CDS encoding helix-turn-helix domain-containing protein translates to MVKEEEIINISPEEKVQKVFLKAIELVGGLKQLCEYRSLTWLPALARAAFAVVLKEEYHKTDEEIAKELGITKQTVRNILQADPEYAKERISKLKDFMEEEGKNLKGHTAGSIIKLAYSMLEKNE, encoded by the coding sequence ATGGTTAAGGAAGAAGAAATAATCAACATTAGTCCAGAAGAAAAGGTTCAAAAGGTATTTTTAAAAGCTATTGAATTAGTTGGTGGGCTAAAACAGTTATGTGAATATAGATCCTTAACTTGGTTACCAGCTTTAGCAAGAGCTGCTTTTGCTGTAGTTTTAAAAGAAGAATACCATAAAACTGACGAAGAAATTGCAAAAGAACTTGGAATTACAAAACAAACAGTTAGGAATATTTTACAAGCTGATCCTGAATACGCCAAGGAAAGAATTAGTAAATTAAAGGATTTTATGGAAGAAGAAGGAAAGAACCTCAAAGGTCACACTGCAGGGTCGATAATTAAACTAGCCTATAGCATGCTTGAAAAAAATGAGTAA